From a region of the Podospora pseudopauciseta strain CBS 411.78 chromosome 7 map unlocalized CBS411.78m_7, whole genome shotgun sequence genome:
- the MFS2_2 gene encoding MFS siderochrome iron transporter 1 (EggNog:ENOG503NUV5; COG:S): MASSSSSVTALPTTPPSPTPKPDMESQTDYNTTSNSNHVPHWRLVLSPSHLTPAILSHPYPGDGTESSPYIVDFLPGKSDPFNPMTYPNYKKWIITLLQAVATLAVAFASTAYSGGVFEIIRYFQVTPTMATLGISLFVFGFAIGPLLWAPLSEFYGRQPIFALTYMALMVFCAGAAGADTIETLVILRFFAGAFGSSPLTNSGGVVADMFDVNERGAAAGVFAMAPFLGPSIGPIVGGFVGESLGWRWIQGLTAIFTGTLWLLCLLYVPETYAPVLLQKRAAALTSHTGKIYISKMDLLDPSTKSQKIKTTLTRPWVLLFKEPIVLFTSIYLAIVYGTLYLLFAAFPIVYQLNRGWSPGIGGLAFVGVAVGMVFAVTYAMIDNKTRFMPLLSSGLATPESRLPPAIVGSIFLPVGLFWFAWTNGPEIHWMVSITASAFFAAGLVAVFLSLLTYMIDSYTVFAASVLAANSVLRSLFGAAFPLFTTYMYQDLGIHWASTVPAFLALACVPFPLLFWKYGARIRKRCKYAREAEEILGRMKMSHERKESSGEEGKMGGGVLSEDETVRGEETAGEEEKGVKM; this comes from the exons ATGGCatcctcttcgtcgtcggtgACGGCTTTGCCGActacaccaccctccccaacaccaaagcCAGATATGGAGTCCCAGACTGAttacaacaccaccagcaacagcaatcATGTCCCTCACTGGCGTCTCGTACTGTCCCCTTCTCACCTCACGCCCGCCATATTGTCCCACCCCTACCCGGGAGATGGCACAGAATCCTCTCCCTACATCGTCGACTTCCTCCCAGGGAAATCCgaccccttcaaccccatgACCTACCCCAACTACAAGAAATGGATCATCACGTTACTGCAGGCCGTCGCAACCCTGGCAGTGGCCTTTGCTTCCACCGCCTATTCAGGAGGCGTTTTTGAAATCATCAGATACTTCCAAGTCACGCCAACCATGGCCACCCTGGGCATCTCTCTCTTCGTCTTTGGCTTCGCCATCGGCCCGTTACTTTGGGCGCCCCTAAGTGAATTCTACGGACGCCAGCCGATCTTCGCCCTGACCTACATGGCCCTCATGGTATTCTGCGCCGGAGCCGCCGGGGCAGACACAATCGAAactctcgtcatcctccGCTTCTTCGCCGGAGCCTTTGGCtcatcaccactcaccaACTCGGGCGGCGTAGTAGCAGACATGTTTGACGTCAACG aaagaggagcCGCAGCCGGCGTCTTCGCAATGGCCCCCTTCCTCGGGCCCTCCATCGGCCCCATCGTAGGCGGCTTCGTCGGCGAATCTTTAGGGTGGCGCTGGATCCAAGGCCTAACAGCAATCTTCACCGGCACCCTCTGgctcctctgcctcctctACGTACCCGAAACCTACGcccccgtcctcctccaaaaacgcGCGGCagccctcacctcccacacAGGGAAAATCTACATCTCCAAAATGGACCTCCTCGACCCCTCGACCAAGTcccaaaaaataaaaacaaccctcacccGCCCCTGGGTCTTGCTCTTCAAAGAACCAATCGTCCTCTTCACATCAATCTACCTCGCCATCGTCTACGGAACCCTCTacctcctcttcgccgcctTCCCCATAGTCTACCAGCTCAACCGTGGCTGGTCCCCCGGCATCGGCGGCCTAGCCTTTGTCGGCGTGGCCGTCGGTATGGTTTTTGCCGTCACATACGCCATGATCGACAACAAAACCCGTTTCAtgcccctcctctcctccggcCTCGCGACCCCCGAGTCTCGACTCCCTCCCGCGATCGTCGGGTCTATTTTCCTCCCTGTCGGATTGTTCTGGTTCGCGTGGACAAACGGCCCTGAAATCCACTGGATGGTCTCCATCACTGCATCCGCTTTTTTCGCCGCGGGGCTGGTGGCCGTGTTCTTGAGTTTGTTGACGTACATGATCGACAGCTACACCGTCTTTGCCGCCTCGGTCCTGGCCGCGAACTCGGTGTTGAGAAGTCTGTTTGGTGCGGCGTTTCCGCTGTTTACGACGTACATGTACCAGGACCTGGGGATTCACTGGGCGAGCACCGTCCCGGCGTTTCTCGCGTTGGCGTGCGTGCCTTTCCCCTTGTTGTTTTGGAAGTATGGGGCGAGGATCAGGAAGAGGTGCAAGTACGCgagggaggccgaggagattttgggacggatgaagatgagtcatgagaggaaggagagcagcggcgaggaggggaagatgggagggggtgtgttGAGTGAGGATGAGACGGTGAGAGGGGAAGAGAcggccggggaggaggaaaaaggGGTGAAGATGTAA
- a CDS encoding uncharacterized protein (COG:D; EggNog:ENOG503NU3B), which yields MSLYHEAAALLTGPSTHGGSLKSRVFSNKDLKSPPAQVYALALETCKWSSVLKEVVESAELLKHERKLTPILSILLVHDHLLAKGGIALPASHGLRQSIDRHKARLTSEFTKARIRRRCPTIETFRDLIEAEYAGPVQHPRWIRVNAIKSTLDAQLETTFKGFEVVPSITQVMTAPRKKKVLCLDGHIPNLIAVPPSVLDFTKTEAYKKGEIILQDKASCFPAYLLDPRPEDGDIIDACSAPGNKTTHLAGILSERGFARGQTIHAFEKDRNRAKTLQKMIKIAGSDAKTVVHPAEDFLRADPQAEEYAHVGALLLDPSCSGSGIVGRDDVPELCLPEALASKNKPGNGKSGNKKRKRAEGEEEMKPAPAMMVDDDGQETVVSSEKDLQQRIEALAAFQLQIVLHAFEFPNARKVTYSTCSVHKGENEGVTIRALGSEVARRRGWRVLRREEQVRGMWEWDVRGEVEGCEGDKEVAEGCVRAFRDDGRGTMGFFVVMFVRDGTVDGEKKQVEEDEEGPYVRDQQGRVVRDENGIPTLKATGRKAVEVDDTEGDVRFGSGSEGEGPFVRDGDGRIVRGPDGMPTLKKGADEESEDESEDDWSGFDD from the exons ATGTCTCTCTACCACGAAGCAGCAGCGCTGCTCACAGGGCCATCGACACACGGCGGCAGCTTGAAATCACGAGTCTTTAGCAATAAGGACCTCAAGTCCCCCCCAGCGCAGGTCTACGCCCTGGCTCTAGAGACATGCAAATGGAGTTCTGTGCTCAAAGAAGTGGTTGAGAGTGCCGAATTACTCAAGCACGAGCGCAAG ctcacccccatcctctccatcctcctaGTCCACGACCACCTCCTCGCAAAAGGTGGTATCGCCCTCCCAGCCTCCCACGGCCTCCGCCAATCCATCGACCGCCACAAAGCCCGCCTCACCTCGGAATTCACCAAAGCCCGCATCCGCAGGAGATGTCCCACCATCGAAACCTTTCGCGACTTGATAGAAGCGGAATATGCCGGCCCAGTTCAGCATCCCCGATGGATCCGCGTCAATGCTATCAAATCAACCCTTGACGCACAGTTGGAGACTACCTTCAAAGGGTTTGAAGTCGTCCCCTCGATAACCCAAGTCATGACCGCCCCCCGCAAGAAAAAAGTCTTGTGTCTTGACGGTCAcatccccaacctcatcGCCGTCCCCCCCTCTGTCCTCGACTTCACCAAGACGGAAGCCTACAAAAAGGGCGAGATCATCCTCCAGGACAAAGCCTCTTGCTTCCCTGCCTATCTACTTGACCCAAGACCGGAAGATGGGGATATCATTGACGCTTGCTCCGCCCCAGGGAACAAAACCACCCACCTCGCCGGGATACTCTCCGAACGGGGTTTCGCCCGAGGACAAACCATCCACGCATTTGAAAAAGACAGAAACAGAGCCAAGACCCTGCAGAAAATGATCAAAATCGCGGGAAGTGACGCAAAGACGGTGGTTCACCCAGCAGAGGACTTCCTCCGGGCTGATCCCCAGGCGGAGGAATACGCCCATGTCGGGGCGCTGCTGCTCGACCCGAGTTGTTCGGGGAGTGGGATTGTCGGCCGTGATGATGTTCCTGAGCTTTGCCTCCCTGAGGCGTTAGCCAGCAAGAACAAACCGGGTAATGGGAAGAGTGGAAACAAGAAAAGGAAACGGGccgagggggaagaggagatgAAACCGGCAccggcgatgatggtggatgatgatggacaaGAAACGGTGGTTTCCTCTGAAAAGGACCTACAGCAAAGGATTGAGGCTTTGGCGGCGTTTCAGCTGCAGATTGTTTTGCATGCGTTTGAGTTTCCTAATGCGAGGAAGGTGACGTATTCTACGTGTTCGGTTCATAAGGGGGAGAATGAGGGGGTTACGATCAGGGCGTTGGGGTCCgaggtggcgaggaggagggggtggagggtttTGAGGCGGGAGGAGCAGGTTAGGGGGATgtgggagtgggatgttaggggggaggtggagggttgtGAGGGGGATAAGGAGGTCGCCGAGGGATGTGTCAGGGCTTTTAGGGATGATGGACGGGGGACGATGGGGTTTTTTGTGGTGATGTTTGTGAGGGACGGGAcggtggatggggagaagaagcaagtggaagaagatgaggaggggccGTATGTGAGGGATCAACAGGGGAGGGTTGTGAGGGATGAGAATGGGATTCCGACGTTGAAGGCTACCGGGAGGAAGGCGGTTGAGGTGGATGATACGGAAGGGGATGTTAGgtttgggagtgggagtgagggagaggggcCGTTTGTGAGAGATGGGGACGGGAGGATCGTGAGAGGGCCGGATGGGATGCCGACTCTGAAGAAGGGGGCAGATGAAGAGAGCGAGGATGAGAGTGAGGATGATTGGAGTGGGTTTGACGATTAG
- a CDS encoding uncharacterized protein (COG:G; COG:O; EggNog:ENOG503NVEA) — protein sequence MHFTTILATMAVTVAAAKDRRTFATLQHKGRGPLTTCRADPIVSPGGPSAHVHAVMGASNFGFNVTGESLRQSKCTTAKPKADMSSYWVPSLYFKDPETGLLEPVEFFYMVNYYFFDATDDDIKAFPLGLQIVSGNPTLRSKPSHVSDGALQLDPSKPIQAAQITCPRPNYNPPSWPDNSDGSRAGLGDPGNKGAGYGFPFQNCDAYASPMRVDVHFPSCYNPAAGLTNYKNNMAFPTPVGDMLNCPKGWIHVPHMFFETYWNTPKFLPRYQHLLGKESPFVFSNGDATGFSAHGDFISGWDEEELQHIIDTCDAGHAGLHNCPGLKHGVNPDSESCNIECPIQEKIAGTLDKLPGNNPIAGWKYGGGNVSPAPAPAVPEPEPVVEKPELETPKSSSAPAIKVEPSSSAAPAPVPSSSSAAAPPPPSTTLVTVPAPAPTKVEEPPVVEKPEPTSEAVLPPAASPKVRIVYDTVTVWQTRTVYEAPAGPTQSAKSGAEISGFKAAGCYKDQSDRVISGKILPNIGQVSNTACVEYCSSKGFSVAGTEYGGECYCGNSLNTVEKLDDSKCNMTCKGDASQKCGGDWALTVFTKGGAAPAKAEKRHVRNHNHLAHHARIPSRHLHRR from the coding sequence atgcatttcaccaccatcttggcCACTATGGCCGTCACAGTGGCTGCCGCCAAGGACAGACGTACCTTTGCGACTCTTCAGCACAAGGGTCGGGGACCATTGACGACATGCAGAGCCGATCCCATCGTCTCACCAGGAGGCCCTTCTGCCCACGTCCACGCCGTCATGGGTGCCAGCAACTTTGGCTTCAACGTTACCGGAGAGTCTTTGCGCCAGTCCAAGTGCACCACAGCCAAGCCAAAGGCTGACATGAGCTCATACTGGGTCCCTTCACTCTACTTCAAGGACCCCGAGACCGGACTCTTGGAGCCCGTCGAGTTCTTTTACATGGTCAACTATTACTTCTTCGACGCCACCGACGACGATATCAAGGCTTTCCCTCTCGGTCTCCAGATTGTCAGCGGAAACCCCACTCTGAGGTCAAAGCCCAGCCATGTCTCTGATGGCGCCCTTCAGCTGGATCCCTCCAAGCCCATCCAGGCCGCTCAGATCACTTGCCCTCGCCCTAACTACAACCCCCCTAGCTGGCCTGACAACTCGGACGGCTCCAGGGCTGGTCTTGGTGACCCGGGCAACAAGGGTGCTGGTTATGGCTTCCCCTTCCAGAACTGCGACGCCTATGCCTCTCCCATGCGCGTGGATGTTCACTTCCCCTCTTGCTACAACCCCGCCGCCGGCCTCACCAACTACAAGAACAACATGGCTTTCCCTACCCCTGTCGGCGACATGCTCAACTGTCCCAAGGGCTGGATCCACGTCCCTCACATGTTCTTTGAGACCTACTGGAACACCCCCAAGTTCTTGCCTCGCTACCAGCACTTGCTTGGCAAGGAGAGCCCTTTCGTCTTCTCCAACGGTGATGCCACTGGTTTCTCGGCTCACGGTGATTTCATCTCCGgctgggacgaggaggagcttcaGCACATCATCGACACCTGCGACGCTGGCCATGCCGGTCTTCACAACTGCCCCGGCCTCAAGCATGGTGTCAACCCTGACAGCGAGAGCTGCAACATTGAGTGCCCCATCCAGGAGAAGATTGCCGGCACCCTTGACAAGCTTCCcggcaacaaccccatcgcTGGTTGGAAATATGGCGGCGGCAACGTCTCGCCCGCCCCCGCTCCTGCTGTTCCCGAGCCCGAGCCTGTCGTCGAGAAGCCCGAGCTGGAGACTCCCAAGTCCAGCAGCGCCCCTGCTATCAAGGTAGAGCCATCAAGTTCTGCTGCCCCCGCTCCGGTCCCGTCGTCGagctctgctgctgcgccgcCCCCGCCTTCCACCACCCTTGTCACCGTTCCCGCTCCCGCCCCCACCAAGGTTGAGGAACCCCCTGTCGTTGAGAAGCCCGAGCCTACCAGCGAGGCTGTCCTTCCTCCTGCGGCTTCTCCCAAGGTCAGGATTGTCTACGACACCGTCACCGTCTGGCAGACCAGGACCGTCTACGAGGCCCCTGCCGGCCCCACCCAGTCTGCCAAGTCTGGTGCTGAGATCTCGGGCTTCAAGGCCGCCGGCTGCTACAAGGACCAGTCTGACCGTGTCATCTCTGGCAAGATTCTACCTAACATTGGCCAGGTGAGCAACACAGCCTGCGTCGAGTACTGCTCTTCCAAGGGCTTCTCTGTTGCCGGCACCGAGTACGGCGGCGAGTGCTACTGCGGCAACAGCCTCAACACTGTCGAGAAGCTTGACGACTCCAAGTGCAACATGACCTGCAAGGGTGATGCCAGCCAGAAGTGCGGTGGTGACTGGGCCTTGACCGTCTTCACCAAGGGCGGCGCTGCCCCTGCCAAGGCTGAGAAGCGCCATGTGcgcaaccacaaccaccttGCGCACCACGCCCGCATTCCCTCTCGTCATCTCCACCGGAGGTAG